In Opitutales bacterium, the sequence CCAATCAGGATCGATGGTCGGCAGACTTTCCAGAGAGGTAATTTCACTCAGTAGGTTGAGGGTTTTCTCTGCCCGGGGTTTCAATAAAAGAGCTCGCTCAGCGTTGAACCGTGCAGGCCCCGGCTCGTTATTATTCCAATAGGCGACAGCGAGGTTTTGATGAATGGCATAGTTGGTTACGCCTGCATCAACCATTGTTTCGAAGGTTTCTATGGCCGTGGGCCATTCACCGTTTTCAAGGCTGGCAATGGCGGCTTTGAAGTCGGTTTGACTCACAGCAGATTGACCGTTCAACAGCGCTGTGCCTGGCAACAGGCTGAGAAATATCGCGATTGCGGTGAGAAGCTTCATTTCTGGCCCTCCCCATATTGAATCCAAGCGCGCACGAGTTTTTCTGTCCGGGCTGTCCAATCACTAAAGATGATATCTTCTTCAGTCTGGTTGGTTTCGTAGAGATAGTGTTCGATGTCCGCAAAAAAGCTACGCGTGTCCTGACTGACCTCATCTGGGAGGGACGTGACTCTTTCGACCTCTGTGTCGATCTCTTCTGCGGTCCAGGCGAGCGTCGAAGCCCCTAAGCTGAGGCCCATTGCGTGGCGTACCTGCGCCGATACTGCCTGAAGGAACGGAGCCGACTGCTGATCAACCATATTTTTTTCCGCTGCGCTTTGTTGATTTTCGATGGCTGCGCGCACGGCGAAGAGGCGTTTACGAAATTCGTCGCCCTCGAGCTTGCGGCGTATGGCCAGCGCAATACACCCACCACTCACGAGTGCCAGAAGTAGAGCATTACCCCATCGCACTGTGGCTACACTTGCCAGGGGAGTGGGGACACTGCTTAGGGTGCCCAGCTGCGTGACAAAAAGACTGGTATCATCATCGCTTTGTTCGGAAGTCGTGACGAACTCATCGAAGTAAGCATCCAAATCTTCGGCATTGGGATTTGGCGCGACGCTTACTGGAATCGGTTCGGTTTTGATCGTCCGATACGTCTCCAATGCAGTGTCGAAAAATGTGAAGGCGATCTGGGGGATTTGCGTAATTTCGTCAGAGACCGGAATGAGGGAATAGATGAATCGCTTGCGACCGCTATAGCCCAAGCCATCACCACCTTGAAAACTGGATTCTGGATTGAGCGCCCGCCAGTCCTCTCCGAGTTCCAGTTCGAGAGCCTGGATGCGGTCGAAATTTCCGTGGCCAATAATGTCTATACCGAGACGAATGGGTTCGCCCAGCATCGCATCATTTGTCGTGGGACGTGCTTTGATTCCGAACTCGCCGATCGCTCCCGTGAATGAGCGGGGTCGGCCTTTCAATGGCAGCGGTTTTACGGGTATCTCACGCAGGTCTGTTACGATGCGTCTTTCTGAGACGTTGCGGTTAAACATCGCCGGTAATCCTAGACTGCCCAATAGGCTCTGGGTGGAAGATCGACCTCTGTCTGGCTCGGCGATCTGCATGTCGGCTTGATATTGTATGGTCTGGAGACCGCCCTTCACAGGAGTCAGCGTGACTGGGATGGATAGCGTATTGTAAGTCGTGCCATCGCGCTGAGCGCGGCCACGGATAAACTGTTGAGCGCGTGCTGACTCGGCGAAGGCCGTGCCGATCTTATCTACGCGTACGGGCTGAGAGGCGGAAATTTCCTCGGTGACCCAAATTTGGACGGTCGCCTTTACTGTTTCGCCGACATACACTTTTTCCTGTGGCATAACGAGTTCGACGAAGAGGGGACTGCCGCCTGTCCCGGGTGCGGCTTCTTTGATGACTTCCAAGCTAGTGCCTGTCGTGCGAAACACCTCGGAGCCGACCTGCACCTCGAACGAAGGCAGGCTATAGATACCCGGCGTGTTGGCGCGCACGACGTAGGAGTGTATCTCGGATTGGGTGACGCGACTATTGCCGGCGATATTAATTTGCCTCGTTTGCGTGCTCGGCGTGCGGCGCTGCATCTCGAGTCCTGGTATGTTGGGAAGAACAAAATCACCCCGAATATTACCTCGGACTGTGAAACCGCCTGAACTTTGTTGTTCGCTGGAAATGGTTATCTTCAAGAGCGAAGGCTGACCGACAACGATGATGTTCGGTTCAAAGGACACGGTCACATTGGTCCGCGCGTTTTGAGCCTGGATGGTGGAATAAAACATCGGCGCGAGTATGAGCCCGAGAAACGACAGGGGATGCCGCCTCAGGATACTTAGTTGAAGAAAGACTGACTCAATAATCCCGTGCATCGCGGTCTTCTGGGCGTGTGGTGATGATAAAAGGCAATTGCCGCTCCTGTTCTTTCAGCGTGTTGAGTAGGCGGTCGGCGTCCTCGGCGGTCATCTGAATGGCCCGCATATTCTCAGAGTCTAACTCGACGTTTTGTAGAGCTTCGCTCGCGTCCGCTAGTTCGTCGTCTTCGGGCTGCTGCCCCTCCATCTCCTCGCCGGGTTCTTGTGGGTCGATCTCTTGATCGGCATATTCTTCAGCTGACTTTTCACTCTGGTTCTCGGCATTGGGCTCCTGGGGTTCTTGGCCTTGCTGTTGTTCCTCGTTGTTGGCCTGTGAGTCTTGGGAGTCCTGGTTGTTTTGCTCGTTGTTTTGACTGTCTTGCTGCTGTTGCTGTTCGCCCTGCTCTCCTTGGCTATCCTGATTTTGTTGGTCTTGTTGGCTCTGTTGTTGTTGCTGCTGCTGTTGTTCGGTCTGACGAATCAGCTCTGCTAGCTTTTGAAGCTCTTCGTTTCCTGGATAGCGATCTAAGCCCTCAAACACCGCTTGTTTGGCGAGTTCGAGTTCGTCATCATAGAAAGCTCGTGCTCCGGCGTCAAAGTAAGCCAAGGGTGAAAGTTGTGCGATTGCCGCAACGGGTAACAAAGTTATGAGTAATAATTTAAAAATGTGGCGCAGGGTCTTCATGGTAACGGCGATTCGGATTCACCCTCGGCGCGACTACGCTCTGCTTCGTCCGGTGGAGGGGGTGGGGCGAGAATGTTGGAGATAGCCGATATCCGCATCCGTTTGTCTTGGAAGTGGATGGATGTTGGATCCTGCTTTGCGACTTCGTTAAGGAGTTCAGCCGCTTCGATAAATCTATTTTCGGTGACCCATTGGTCTGCGAGGGCTTCAGCTTGAAGCACCGCTTCAGTCGGAGATTTGAGAGCTTGTATCATCTCTTCAAGAGCAGCCTCGATCCGGGGAATCATCGTTTCATGGCGTTCAAATTCCTTCCAAGGCGGGCCTTGTTGCTCAATCCAGCTCGTCAGCTTGTCGAGGTTTGAGCTGACATCTTCCGCTTCTGGATCGAGTTCAGCAGCATTCAGCCAGTTGGTTTGGGCCTCATTGAGTAGGGAAAAGCGAGCCCGGGGCTGGGGGGCCTGGTCGGATACGTTTTCGTTTAACGCGCGCACGGCACGCAAGATTTGTTCGCAGCGTGTCCAAGCGTCGCGTCGTGCAGGAATGTTGGTCAATGCTTGCTCCCCGGCTTCAAGCGCTTGAGCTGCGGTTTCGAAGAGCGAGCGAATTTGCTCGTTTATTTGAAGGAGATCGAACGTGCTGACATCGACTTTCAATGCCTGTAGAGTCTGACTCAGACCAAGACTATAGAAAGCATCAGCCTGGAGTACGATATCGCCGGTTCGCAGAGCATTTTTGAAACCTTCGGCCGCTTTGATAAAGTCGTCATTGCGGAAGGCAGCGACTCCCAGGTTGTAAGCGAGGAGAACATTTTCGGGTTCTTCTTCTGCAGCCAGTGACAGGGTGATCTGGGCGGCAGGAATGTCCCCATCTTGAAGCTGTTGGGTCCCTGTGTATGCCGAAGCCTCCGTGTATTGCGGTAAGGCGAATGAGCTGAGTGTAAGGATGGCGGCGGCCTTCATGCTCTGGCCGAGCGTGCGCGACCGTCGATTGTTGATGAAGAATGAAAGCGTCAGACAGATGAGGCCAGGGATGGCAAACCAGGTGAACCGCTCATGGGAGATTTCCCGCTCAGTCGAGTCGCGTAACTCATCTGGGATCTCAGAAAGACGCTCATTATATAGACGTTCCAAACCGGTTCCTGCGACACCCAGCGGCACGTAGAGCCCTCCTGCTGCCTCGGCAATGTGTCGCAGCGTATCATCGTCGAGGCGCGTGATGACTTGGGTGCCGTCATCGTTTGTGAGATAATTAATGTTGCCGAAGCGGTCGCGGACTTGGATGCGTGACCCGTTGCGACTGCCAACCCCGACTGTGTAGATAGTCATACCTTTCTCGGCGGCTTCACGTGCTGCCTCGATGCCGCTCGCTTCTAAATCTTCTCCATCGGTGAGTAACACCAGAATCTTCATGTTTTGATTCTCGGGAAAGGCGGCATCCGCCTCCTTGATCGCGGCAGCGATGTTTGTCCCGCGGTAGGGTATAATGTCGGCCTCTACAGCATCGAGAGCCAGGCGGAAGGCATTGGTATCGAAGGTCAATGGACACTGTAGAAAGGCTTCTCCGGTAAAGGCGATTAGACCGACACGGTCCCCACGAATCTGGGGGAGTAGGGCTTCGATTGCCATCTTAGACCGCTGCATCCGCGATGGGGGGATGTCCTCGGCAAGCATACTCTTCGATGCATCGAGGGCGAAGAGGATGTCGATGCCTGCCGCGTTGAGTTCGATAGTTTCGTTGCCCCATTGAGGACGTGCCGCAGCGAATCCGAGGAAAACGATGGAAAGCAGCAATAAAACGTTGCGTGACCACGTGATGCGCCGGCTTTCATGCTGCAACAGTCGATTCGCCAAACGCTTGGAGATAAAACGGCCAACACGGCGACGGATACGTCCCTGGCTGCTTTGCATGAAGAAATAGATCGCCACGGCGGCGACCAGCGCAATCAAGAAGGCTGCTGGATAAACGAGGCTCATGGGATGCGGCGCATGCGGGTGTTGCGGAGTAATTCTCCAAAGCAGAGCAGGCCCAGAGCCGACCAGAGCGGCCAGGCGAACAACTCATTGTGCGTCGAGACGCTGTTGACTGTCACCTCGGTCTTTTCCAGCTCATCGATTTCTTCGTAGATGCGCTCAAGGCCTTCCGTATCCGTAGCTCGGTAGAAGCGTCCCCCTGTCGTCTCAGCAATCGCTTTCAACGTGCTTTCATCTACAGGGATATTGCTGCGGCCTCCCGGAATAGGTCTGCCGTTACGATCTCGAAAGATGCGGCCATTGCGATCGACGCGGGGGAAGGGAACGACGTCTTGGGAGCCGGCTGCAATGGTGTAGACCTTTACCCCATGCGCCGCCGCGGCCTCAGCTGCGGAGCTGGGCGAAATGAGACCTCGATTGTTTTCTCCGTCAGAGAGTAGGATGACGACCTTGCTCTGAGCTTCCAGCTCGCGGAGTCGGTTGACGGAGGTGCCCAGAGCATCACCCACGGCTGTGCCACCTGGTGAGATTAAGCCCACTTCGAGTCGGGCGAAATTTGTCTTCAGCCAATCGTGCTGAAGCGTGAGTGGGCTCACGAGGAATGGGGCTTCGGCGAACGCAACGATGCCGATGCGGTCGAACTCGCGCTCCTCAATAAAACCAGCAACGACCGTCTTTACGGCTTCCAAGCGCGTGTCACGCTGCCCTTCGATAAAGAAATCCATAGCCCGCATCGAGCCGGACACATCGATCGCGAGCATGATGTCGACGCCGTTAGACTGGACGTTTTCTTCGGTTTCCGTGAGGCGAGGCCGAGCCAGAGCAATAACGACGAGTGCCCAGGGGATGACCAAAAACAAGAGGATCGGTAAGCCGGACGCCGCTTTCACGGGGCGCGGGCCTTTGCGCAGAAGCTTGAGGCTACTGAATTTCACCGATGCCGGCTTTCCCTGTCTGCCTTTGAGGAAGAAGAACAGCGGAATCAGCAACAGCGCCAGTAGCCAGAGCGGTTGACCAAAATTAAACATCAGGCAGTCGCCGCCTCCTTCGGCAAGGGTGGGGGCGATGCGGGTCGGTTCTCGTTCTGTTTGTTGCGGGTGATGGATCGGTAGAGGGTCTCGATCAATTCGCGGGCCTGTTTGAGTAGACGTTGTTTTTCTCCTACCTCAACGCTTTGTTGAGCAAATTTGGCTAAATCACAGAGTTCTAGAAATTCTTCCAAACCGTCCCGGGTGGCTTCATCGAAAAGGGGGTGTTCTTGAATGGCCTGTAGGAATTCTTCTGTGGTCTGCTCTTGTGCAGGGAGTGAGCAGGCGTGCTCGATGTAGCCGCGCAGGATGTCGGATACCGCACTGGAGTAGATACGCGTTTCCATCTCCGTAGCTTTGGGCTCCAGAGCTCTCAAAGCTTCGAGTGCTTCATTCAGAGGATTAATTTTGCGCGCTGCTAGCGGCTTAGTTTTCCCACCACGCATCAGCCAAAAGACGAGCACCAACAAGAGAATTGCACCGGCGGCAAAGGCGTAAATTGCCCATTCAGGAAACAGGGGAATCGATGTGTGCGGCCGCAGGGGCGCGAAGTCATCGGGCGTCAATGAGAACGGAGGTTTCGCTGGAGTTTGTATCCTCATCGCAGGTTAGACGCGTGCTCCGCGGCGATTGAATATGGCTTGGAGTGAGGCGACATACGGTTCGGCGGTATCGACGGTCACACCGTCGACGCCCACTTTGCGAAAAGTCTTTTCGACCAGGTCTATGCGGTCTCGGTTGTTGCGTAGGAAGGCTTCACGCACCGTCGCGTCGCTTGTGTTGACCTCCATGATCTCCCCCGTCTCAGCATCTTCTAGGCGGATCCAGCCGACATCCGGCAGCATCATTTCGCGGGGGTCGGAGATGTTGATGCAAATTAGATCGTGGCGTTGATTGACGAGCGCGATTTGCGAGGCGACCGGGTTTTCTTTCCCATCCACGGTCTCTTCCCAGAGGTCTAGAAAATCGGATATAAGGCAGACGATGGCCTTACGATGCAGGATGCGTTGTAGGCGTTTCAGCGCTAAGTCAGTTCGTGTGCCGTGATTTTTTGGCTCAAAATAGAGGCATTCGCGGATGATGCGCAGGACGTGCTGACGTCCTTTTTTAGGTGGAACGATCAATTCGACCTGATCGGTATAGATGAGCAGGCCGACCTTGTCGTTGTTTCGCGTCGCCGAAAATGAAAGCACGCTGGCGATCTCTGCCGCGCGTTCGCGCTTGGTTTGGTCGCTAGAGCCAAAATCACCCGATCCGCTCAGGTCCAGCACGATCATCATCGTCAGCTCGCGCTCTTCTCGGAATTTTTTGATGAACGGCCGGTCCATCTTTGCGGTGACGTTCCAGTCGATCGCGCGCACATCGTCTCCCGGGACGTATTCGCGCACCTCCTCAAAATCCATGCCCTGGCCGCGGAAGCTGGAATGATAGGCACCGGTCAAGGATTCCGTAACCATACGACGTGTCCGGATCTCGATCTGCCGGACTTTTTTTAGAATCTCGGCGGTTGAAGGTTCGACGGCCATCGCGGCTTAAGGAACAGGAACAGTCTCAAAAATCTTTGCCAGGAGGTCTTCCGACTCAATGCCTTCAGCTTCAGCTTCATAGCTTGCAATCACACGGTGGCGCAGGACGTCGGCCCCGATAGTTTTGACATCCTGGGGTGTGACAAATGCGCGGCCCTGCAACAGAGCCCAAGCCTTCGAAGCGACTGTCAATGCGATGGTGGCACGCGGGGATGCTCCGAATTGAATGAAAGACTCGATGTCGAGTTTGTAGGCCTTTGGTTCGCGGGTCGCAAAAACGAGGTCGAGGATGTAGTTTTTCACTTTTTCATCCATGTAGATTTCGTTGACCAGGCTGCGTGTCTTGAGGACCTGTTCCATCTCGATCACGGCATTGATTTCCGTATCCGAGGTCGTTTTACCCATGCTATCGAGGATCTCTAGCTCGTCTTCCCGGCTGGGATAGCCGATCTTCAATTTGAGCATGAAGCGGTCGACCTGCGCTTCCGGGAGGGGATACGTGCCCTCCTGGTCAATCGGATTTTCCGTGGCTAGGACCAAGAATGGACTGGGCAGCGTGAAGGTTTCGTCGCCGATGGTTACTTGACGCTCTTGCATCCCCTCAAGCAGAGCGGATTGCACTTTGGCTGGTGCCCGGTTAATTTCGTCAGCGAGGACCAGATTGGCGAATATGGGACCCTTTTTCGTGAAGAAATTGGCTTCCTTGGGATTGTAGACCAGAGTGCCGATGATGTCGGCGGGAAGGAGGTCAGGTGTGAACTGAATCCGTGAAAAGTCTGCATTGATCGCGGAGGCCAGTGTGCGGATGGACAGTGTCTTTGCCAGGCCGGGAACACCCTCAAGCAAGATGTGACCATTGGCAATCAGGCCAATGATCAGGCGGTCAATCAGGTATTTTTGCCCGACAATAACTCGGCTCATCTCGCGACGGAGTTGTGCGATCCATTCCGATTCGCGATGAATCGATTCTTTGAGTTGTTCCAGAGAAAGGCTCATGTAGTAATTCTAAGGAGTTGTCTGTGAGGAAGATGACAGCGTTGATTCAAATTGATTTGTCAAAATTCATCCGGCTTATGCCAGACAAATTCTGAGTTATCCAGTTCCCTCTTTGAAGAGACCGTACCAAAATTCGCCAAAACTCAAAAATTCAATTAAGACTTAGAGAATGGGAAGAGACATTATATTGGCATCTGGATCACCGCGACGGCGTGAGATTCTGGGGCGGATCGTCAGCGCGTTCCGTGTCGAGCGCAGCGATGCCGATGAGATCGATACCTTGGCTGAATCTGAAGGGTCGCCCGAAAAATTTGTCTCGATCAACGCTGAGATGAAGGGGGTCGATGTTTCAAATCGTTTCTCGGATGCCGTTGTCTTAGCGGCAGACACAACGGTATTCCTCGACGACCAGGTGCTCAATAAACCCAAGAGCATGGAAGCGGCTCACGCTATGATCCGTCTCCTCTCAGGAAGAGAGCACCAGGTGCTGACTGGAGTTTTTATTTCTAACGGCAGGGGCGATGAGCCTGAGATCTTTGTCGAAACGAGCACGGTGCATTTCAATCCCCTGAAGGACACAGATATAGAGCGCTATTTTACGCTGGTCGATCCGTTGGATAAGGCGGGAGCATATGGAATCCAGGCGGGAACGGATATTATTCTGAAGCAAATCGAAGGATCTTTCAGCAATGTCATGGGTCTTCCCGAAGCGCGGGTGCGGCGCTATTTTGCAGAGATTCTCGGAATTGCGATCCTACCCAGAAACAATGATGATTGAAGAGCCTCCAGAGAGATCAAAGACTGGTCCTGCGTGGCCGGGTCTGGGCGATGATTCGGGCTCGGAACAAAAGATAGCGGGTGGGTCTATGCTCGTCATTTCGATCCTGCTGC encodes:
- a CDS encoding BatD family protein; this encodes MHGIIESVFLQLSILRRHPLSFLGLILAPMFYSTIQAQNARTNVTVSFEPNIIVVGQPSLLKITISSEQQSSGGFTVRGNIRGDFVLPNIPGLEMQRRTPSTQTRQINIAGNSRVTQSEIHSYVVRANTPGIYSLPSFEVQVGSEVFRTTGTSLEVIKEAAPGTGGSPLFVELVMPQEKVYVGETVKATVQIWVTEEISASQPVRVDKIGTAFAESARAQQFIRGRAQRDGTTYNTLSIPVTLTPVKGGLQTIQYQADMQIAEPDRGRSSTQSLLGSLGLPAMFNRNVSERRIVTDLREIPVKPLPLKGRPRSFTGAIGEFGIKARPTTNDAMLGEPIRLGIDIIGHGNFDRIQALELELGEDWRALNPESSFQGGDGLGYSGRKRFIYSLIPVSDEITQIPQIAFTFFDTALETYRTIKTEPIPVSVAPNPNAEDLDAYFDEFVTTSEQSDDDTSLFVTQLGTLSSVPTPLASVATVRWGNALLLALVSGGCIALAIRRKLEGDEFRKRLFAVRAAIENQQSAAEKNMVDQQSAPFLQAVSAQVRHAMGLSLGASTLAWTAEEIDTEVERVTSLPDEVSQDTRSFFADIEHYLYETNQTEEDIIFSDWTARTEKLVRAWIQYGEGQK
- the maf gene encoding septum formation protein Maf is translated as MGRDIILASGSPRRREILGRIVSAFRVERSDADEIDTLAESEGSPEKFVSINAEMKGVDVSNRFSDAVVLAADTTVFLDDQVLNKPKSMEAAHAMIRLLSGREHQVLTGVFISNGRGDEPEIFVETSTVHFNPLKDTDIERYFTLVDPLDKAGAYGIQAGTDIILKQIEGSFSNVMGLPEARVRRYFAEILGIAILPRNNDD
- a CDS encoding DUF4381 family protein, with protein sequence MRIQTPAKPPFSLTPDDFAPLRPHTSIPLFPEWAIYAFAAGAILLLVLVFWLMRGGKTKPLAARKINPLNEALEALRALEPKATEMETRIYSSAVSDILRGYIEHACSLPAQEQTTEEFLQAIQEHPLFDEATRDGLEEFLELCDLAKFAQQSVEVGEKQRLLKQARELIETLYRSITRNKQNENRPASPPPLPKEAATA
- a CDS encoding VWA domain-containing protein, producing the protein MSLVYPAAFLIALVAAVAIYFFMQSSQGRIRRRVGRFISKRLANRLLQHESRRITWSRNVLLLLSIVFLGFAAARPQWGNETIELNAAGIDILFALDASKSMLAEDIPPSRMQRSKMAIEALLPQIRGDRVGLIAFTGEAFLQCPLTFDTNAFRLALDAVEADIIPYRGTNIAAAIKEADAAFPENQNMKILVLLTDGEDLEASGIEAAREAAEKGMTIYTVGVGSRNGSRIQVRDRFGNINYLTNDDGTQVITRLDDDTLRHIAEAAGGLYVPLGVAGTGLERLYNERLSEIPDELRDSTEREISHERFTWFAIPGLICLTLSFFINNRRSRTLGQSMKAAAILTLSSFALPQYTEASAYTGTQQLQDGDIPAAQITLSLAAEEEPENVLLAYNLGVAAFRNDDFIKAAEGFKNALRTGDIVLQADAFYSLGLSQTLQALKVDVSTFDLLQINEQIRSLFETAAQALEAGEQALTNIPARRDAWTRCEQILRAVRALNENVSDQAPQPRARFSLLNEAQTNWLNAAELDPEAEDVSSNLDKLTSWIEQQGPPWKEFERHETMIPRIEAALEEMIQALKSPTEAVLQAEALADQWVTENRFIEAAELLNEVAKQDPTSIHFQDKRMRISAISNILAPPPPPDEAERSRAEGESESPLP
- a CDS encoding VWA domain-containing protein, coding for MFNFGQPLWLLALLLIPLFFFLKGRQGKPASVKFSSLKLLRKGPRPVKAASGLPILLFLVIPWALVVIALARPRLTETEENVQSNGVDIMLAIDVSGSMRAMDFFIEGQRDTRLEAVKTVVAGFIEEREFDRIGIVAFAEAPFLVSPLTLQHDWLKTNFARLEVGLISPGGTAVGDALGTSVNRLRELEAQSKVVILLSDGENNRGLISPSSAAEAAAAHGVKVYTIAAGSQDVVPFPRVDRNGRIFRDRNGRPIPGGRSNIPVDESTLKAIAETTGGRFYRATDTEGLERIYEEIDELEKTEVTVNSVSTHNELFAWPLWSALGLLCFGELLRNTRMRRIP
- a CDS encoding MoxR family ATPase; translated protein: MSLSLEQLKESIHRESEWIAQLRREMSRVIVGQKYLIDRLIIGLIANGHILLEGVPGLAKTLSIRTLASAINADFSRIQFTPDLLPADIIGTLVYNPKEANFFTKKGPIFANLVLADEINRAPAKVQSALLEGMQERQVTIGDETFTLPSPFLVLATENPIDQEGTYPLPEAQVDRFMLKLKIGYPSREDELEILDSMGKTTSDTEINAVIEMEQVLKTRSLVNEIYMDEKVKNYILDLVFATREPKAYKLDIESFIQFGASPRATIALTVASKAWALLQGRAFVTPQDVKTIGADVLRHRVIASYEAEAEGIESEDLLAKIFETVPVP
- a CDS encoding DUF58 domain-containing protein, with amino-acid sequence MAVEPSTAEILKKVRQIEIRTRRMVTESLTGAYHSSFRGQGMDFEEVREYVPGDDVRAIDWNVTAKMDRPFIKKFREERELTMMIVLDLSGSGDFGSSDQTKRERAAEIASVLSFSATRNNDKVGLLIYTDQVELIVPPKKGRQHVLRIIRECLYFEPKNHGTRTDLALKRLQRILHRKAIVCLISDFLDLWEETVDGKENPVASQIALVNQRHDLICINISDPREMMLPDVGWIRLEDAETGEIMEVNTSDATVREAFLRNNRDRIDLVEKTFRKVGVDGVTVDTAEPYVASLQAIFNRRGARV